The following proteins come from a genomic window of Anaerobutyricum hallii:
- the dusB gene encoding tRNA dihydrouridine synthase DusB codes for MTVKEIYGTDFPVILAPMAGITDLPFRILCKEQGADVMVTEMISAKALFYGNKNTLPLMQTEEEEKPIGVQIFGSEPELMGAMAHKIENKGFSYIDINMGCPVPKIVNNKEGSALMLNPELAGRIVKEVSKAVSLPVTVKFRKGFDDDHINAPEFAQIMEENGAAAVAVHGRTRVQYYTGEADWNIIKEVKKAVSIPVIGNGDIFTGEDAVKMREYTGCDGIMVARGAKGNPWLFREIKAALFGEKIPECPTEEEVISMLLRHAQLSVKYKGEKMGIREMRKHTAWYTTGMHGSSSLRNKVNQVETLEALRELLMR; via the coding sequence ATGACTGTAAAAGAAATATATGGCACAGATTTTCCAGTGATTCTGGCTCCTATGGCGGGAATTACAGATCTTCCTTTTCGAATTTTGTGTAAAGAACAGGGTGCAGATGTGATGGTTACGGAGATGATCAGCGCGAAGGCACTTTTTTATGGGAATAAGAACACATTGCCGCTTATGCAGACAGAAGAAGAAGAGAAACCGATCGGAGTGCAGATTTTTGGCTCGGAGCCGGAACTTATGGGTGCAATGGCTCATAAAATCGAAAATAAGGGATTTTCTTATATTGATATTAATATGGGATGCCCCGTTCCCAAGATTGTGAACAATAAAGAAGGCTCAGCATTAATGCTCAATCCGGAACTTGCCGGAAGAATTGTAAAAGAAGTTTCTAAAGCAGTAAGTTTACCGGTTACAGTAAAGTTTAGAAAAGGTTTTGATGATGACCATATCAATGCTCCTGAATTTGCACAGATCATGGAGGAAAATGGTGCTGCTGCTGTTGCTGTTCATGGGAGGACGAGAGTCCAATATTATACCGGAGAGGCAGACTGGAATATTATCAAAGAAGTTAAAAAAGCTGTTTCTATTCCGGTTATCGGAAACGGTGATATTTTTACCGGAGAAGATGCTGTCAAAATGCGGGAATATACAGGTTGTGACGGAATTATGGTTGCCAGAGGAGCGAAGGGAAATCCATGGCTCTTTCGAGAGATAAAGGCAGCACTTTTCGGAGAGAAGATTCCGGAATGTCCTACAGAGGAAGAAGTGATTTCCATGCTCCTTCGTCATGCACAATTAAGTGTGAAGTATAAAGGAGAGAAAATGGGAATCCGGGAGATGCGGAAACACACAGCGTGGTATACTACAGGAATGCATGGTTCTTCCTCTCTTCGAAATAAAGTAAACCAGGTAGAAACTTTAGAAGCGCTCAGAGAACTTTTGATGCGTTGA
- a CDS encoding DUF6145 family protein, whose protein sequence is MFDDKVILCGSSSYEKIFYFNPEFDSLPKQIKEELQIMCVLFTEDVGGILRLEFDETGNLNLTVESKEDDFFFDEIGSVLKIKQLRAEKRELLENMETYFRVFFLQEGQDVTGN, encoded by the coding sequence ATGTTTGATGATAAAGTAATATTATGTGGTTCCAGCAGTTATGAGAAGATTTTTTACTTTAATCCGGAATTTGATTCACTTCCTAAGCAGATTAAAGAGGAACTTCAGATTATGTGCGTTCTTTTTACAGAAGATGTGGGAGGAATTCTCAGACTGGAATTTGATGAAACAGGAAATCTTAATCTTACTGTGGAGTCAAAGGAAGATGATTTCTTCTTTGACGAAATAGGAAGTGTTCTTAAGATAAAACAGCTACGTGCAGAAAAGAGAGAACTCCTCGAAAATATGGAAACATATTTCAGGGTATTTTTCTTACAGGAGGGACAAGATGTTACTGGCAATTGA
- a CDS encoding type III pantothenate kinase codes for MLLAIDIGNTDFTIGIFQEKKLCDTFRMRTKINRTSDEYGVFILNTLQYKGYEAKDVEDVIISSVVPAVMHSFNSAIIKYFGLKPIIVGPGIRTGIRIATTNPKETGADRIVDAVAGYELYGGPVIVVDFGTATTYDLITQDGRFVGGVTSPGIRTSANALWQQAAKLPEIEIRKPKNILAKDTVTSMQGGLVYGYIGQTEYIIRKMKEESGLGKINVVATGGLGKMIAKETSFINYYDANLTLKGLQIIYDKQKQD; via the coding sequence ATGTTACTGGCAATTGATATTGGAAATACAGATTTTACGATAGGAATCTTTCAGGAGAAAAAGCTGTGCGATACCTTTCGAATGAGAACAAAGATTAATCGTACTTCAGATGAATATGGTGTATTTATTTTAAATACTCTTCAGTATAAAGGATATGAGGCAAAAGATGTGGAAGATGTCATTATCTCCTCTGTTGTACCGGCAGTTATGCATTCTTTTAACAGTGCGATCATCAAATATTTTGGTCTCAAGCCGATTATCGTAGGTCCTGGAATTCGTACCGGAATCCGTATTGCAACAACAAATCCAAAAGAAACAGGGGCAGATCGAATTGTGGATGCTGTAGCAGGGTATGAACTTTACGGTGGCCCGGTTATTGTTGTTGACTTTGGTACGGCAACAACGTATGACTTGATTACACAAGATGGCAGATTTGTCGGAGGAGTGACATCCCCTGGAATCCGCACTTCCGCGAATGCTCTCTGGCAGCAGGCAGCGAAACTTCCAGAAATTGAAATCAGAAAGCCAAAGAATATTCTTGCAAAAGATACCGTAACAAGCATGCAGGGTGGTCTTGTTTATGGATATATCGGTCAGACAGAATACATTATCCGTAAGATGAAGGAAGAAAGCGGTCTTGGAAAAATCAACGTTGTAGCAACAGGTGGTCTTGGTAAAATGATTGCAAAGGAAACAAGTTTTATTAATTATTATGATGCCAATCTTACATTGAAGGGACTGCAGATTATTTATGATAAGCAGAAACAGGATTAA
- the greA gene encoding transcription elongation factor GreA — protein sequence MVEAKKHILTSKGMQALEDELQDLKVVKRKEIAQKIKEAREQGDLSENAEYDAAKDEQRSMEARIEELEKIIKNAEVIDESAYDKDTVSIGSTIKFYDEEFDEELEYRIVGSTESDILKGLISNESPLGKALIGAKVGETVQVESPDGFSRYKILEISRS from the coding sequence ATGGTGGAAGCAAAGAAACATATCCTGACAAGTAAGGGAATGCAGGCATTAGAAGATGAACTGCAGGATCTCAAAGTAGTTAAACGAAAAGAAATCGCACAGAAGATAAAAGAAGCCAGAGAACAGGGTGACTTATCTGAGAATGCAGAGTATGATGCAGCTAAAGATGAGCAGCGTTCTATGGAAGCAAGAATCGAAGAACTTGAGAAGATCATCAAGAACGCAGAAGTTATTGATGAATCTGCTTATGATAAAGATACAGTAAGTATCGGAAGCACTATTAAGTTTTACGATGAAGAATTTGACGAAGAATTAGAATATCGCATTGTTGGTTCTACAGAATCTGATATTCTTAAAGGACTTATCTCTAATGAATCTCCATTAGGAAAAGCTCTGATTGGTGCTAAGGTCGGAGAGACTGTTCAGGTAGAGAGTCCGGATGGATTTTCCAGATACAAGATTTTAGAGATTTCCAGATCCTGA